In Pikeienuella piscinae, the sequence GAACGCGCCGGCGAAAAGAAAGGCGACGATGGCGATGGGCGCGCGCTCGCGCAGTATGCCGCGCTCCGTCGGGTCATCGAAGTTCCGCGCCGCCTCGGCGGCGAGCCGGCCGAGAGCGTCCCGGCCCGCCTCGAATGCGGCGAGCCAGTTCGCCGGATTCGCCGGGCTCGGGCCAAGCGTGGTCATTTGCTCCAGGAAATGGCGCTGCGCCACCCCGGTGAGGCGCGCGAGCAGTTCGTCCGCGCGGTTGATCGCGCGTTCGGCGCGCACTTGCAGCGCCCTCGCGCCCGTGATCCGCTGCGCCAGTTCGCCTCTCAGCTTCGCGGCGTCGACGGATTCCGTCTCACCGTCCGCGGGCGGCGGGCCGAGCGCCGATTGCTCGCGCGTCAGCCGGGTGATCGCCGTCTCAGCGGCCTCGGAAATCGCCTTCCCATTGGTTTTTTGCGCTTCGAGATCGCTCCGAATGGCGTCAAATTCCGGCCCCGCGCCTTCTCCGGAGTCAATGGCGGCCTCGGCCTTTTCGGCCTGTCGGTCCCACTCGCTCCAGACCTCCGAGTGGCTGCTCTCCTCCATCTTCTGAACGGAGGAGAGAAAATCTTCCGGCAGTTGCTGCGCCGCGACGCTCGCGACGACGAGAAAGGCGAGCCATAATCCGATAACGGCCGATGCGGCTGCGCGGACTGTCCGGCCCACGCCGTCGGCGCAGCGTTCCGGATCAGGTTTCATCGACCTCCTCGAACACTTTCGGAAGATCAGACGCATCGCGCGTCAGGAATTCCGGCAACGGCAGGTTCTTGGAGGCCAGAAACGTCGCGTTGAAGAGTTGGGACTGGTATCGCGCGCCATAGTCGCAAAGCACCGTGACGATGGTGTGGCCCGGCCCCATATCGCGCGCCATCCTGATCGCCCCGGCGACGTTGACCCCGGAGGAGCCGCCAACGCAGAGTCCCTCTTCGGACAGGAGTCTGAAAGCAAGCGGAAGCGCCTCATCATCGGGGATCCGATAGGGCATGTCGACTTTGAGCCCCTCCAGATTTGCGGTGATCCGGCCCTGCCCGATCCCCTCGGTGATAGAAGACCCTTCGGCCTTCAACTCGCCATGAGCATACCAGTTAAAGAGCGCCGCGCCCATCGGGTCGGCGAGACCGATCTTCACATCGGGATTCTTCGCGCGAAGCGCAGCCGCGACCCCGGCCAGCGTGCCGCCGGAGCCGACTGCGCAAATGAAGCCGTCGACCTTGCCGTCGGTTTCCGCCCAAATCTCGGGGCCGGTCGTCTCGATATGCGCCTGGCGATTGGCGATGTTGTCGAACTGATTCGCCCAGATCGCGCCGTTCGGATCCGTCTTCGCCAGGGCTTCGGCGAGACGGCCGGAGTAGCGCACGAAATTGTTGGGGTTCCGATAGGGCTTCGCCGGCACCTCGACCAGCTCCGCCCCGGCGAGGCGGATCATGTCTTTCTTCTCCTGGCTCTGCGTCTCGGGGATGACGATGACGGTCCGGAATCCCATGGCGGCGCCGACCAGCGCGAGGCCAATGCCGGTGTTGCCCGCCGTTCCCTCCACGATCACCCCGCCGGGCCTAAGCACCCCCCGCGCGACCGCGTCGCGGATGATCCAGAGCG encodes:
- a CDS encoding cysteine synthase A, coding for MKMYKDMPDAIGNTPLIRLRRASEETGCEIYGKAEFMNPGQSVKDRAALWIIRDAVARGVLRPGGVIVEGTAGNTGIGLALVGAAMGFRTVIVIPETQSQEKKDMIRLAGAELVEVPAKPYRNPNNFVRYSGRLAEALAKTDPNGAIWANQFDNIANRQAHIETTGPEIWAETDGKVDGFICAVGSGGTLAGVAAALRAKNPDVKIGLADPMGAALFNWYAHGELKAEGSSITEGIGQGRITANLEGLKVDMPYRIPDDEALPLAFRLLSEEGLCVGGSSGVNVAGAIRMARDMGPGHTIVTVLCDYGARYQSQLFNATFLASKNLPLPEFLTRDASDLPKVFEEVDET